A stretch of Streptomyces vietnamensis DNA encodes these proteins:
- a CDS encoding GNAT family N-acetyltransferase, translating to MTTSPSPSASSSATDLVIRPLAGPEELDLFLRLTYSLDHELADDLATGRRLPAWMWVALDGDRLLGRLAWWTHAAGAEPQALDFFDLAPDLDADERAEVGLRLLETATAAVVPAGARRPEFGRFLPADWREVPETRALLEGLFAVLERTGARPLVERLRLEWRPGTPVPEPKGRLEFRPVRDREDLLALMTPVLEGTLDAHGQADLASGLSAREAAELHYDEELAHYSSPREWWRIARLPESGEPVGFVIPARNNYHHTIAYIGVLPAHRGQGYIDDILAEGTRILAAVDVPRIRAATDLGNVPMAASFARAGYVAFEHAINYVWDAPGASGS from the coding sequence GTGACCACGTCTCCTTCACCGTCCGCTTCGTCGTCCGCCACCGACCTCGTCATCCGCCCGCTCGCCGGGCCCGAGGAACTCGACCTGTTCCTCCGCCTCACCTACTCGCTCGACCACGAGCTCGCCGACGACCTCGCCACCGGCCGCCGCCTCCCCGCCTGGATGTGGGTGGCGCTCGACGGCGACCGACTGCTCGGCCGGCTCGCCTGGTGGACCCACGCCGCGGGCGCCGAGCCGCAGGCGCTCGACTTCTTCGACCTCGCACCCGACCTGGACGCGGACGAGCGCGCCGAGGTCGGTCTGCGGCTCCTGGAGACGGCGACGGCCGCGGTGGTCCCGGCGGGTGCGCGGCGCCCCGAGTTCGGGCGGTTCCTGCCGGCGGACTGGCGCGAGGTCCCGGAGACCAGGGCCCTCCTGGAGGGCCTGTTCGCCGTCCTGGAGCGCACGGGCGCCCGCCCGCTGGTCGAGCGGCTGCGTCTGGAGTGGCGGCCCGGCACCCCCGTACCGGAGCCGAAGGGCCGCCTGGAGTTCCGTCCCGTGCGGGACCGGGAGGACCTGCTCGCGCTGATGACGCCGGTGCTGGAGGGCACGCTCGACGCGCACGGGCAGGCCGATCTGGCCTCGGGCCTGTCGGCGCGGGAGGCGGCCGAGCTGCACTACGACGAGGAGCTCGCGCACTACTCCTCGCCGCGCGAGTGGTGGCGGATCGCCCGGCTGCCGGAGAGCGGCGAGCCGGTCGGCTTCGTCATCCCGGCGCGGAACAACTACCACCACACCATCGCGTACATCGGTGTGCTGCCCGCCCACCGCGGGCAGGGGTACATCGACGACATCCTGGCGGAGGGGACCCGGATCCTGGCCGCCGTCGACGTGCCCCGGATCCGGGCGGCGACGGACCTGGGGAACGTGCCGATGGCGGCGTCCTTCGCCCGCGCGGGCTACGTGGCGTTCGAGCACGCGATCAACTACGTGTGGGACGCGCCGGGCGCGTCGGGGTCCTGA
- the treZ gene encoding malto-oligosyltrehalose trehalohydrolase translates to MLFEVWAPSARDRVTLELNGSVHPLDRDAERDGWWSGVVPAGDGDRYGFSLDGGHVLPDPRSRRLPDGPDGLSAVVDHSAYAWRHESPRLRLRGAVLYELHVGTFTPEGTLDAAAARLGELAGLGITHVELMPLCPFPGVRGWGYDGVAPWAVHEPYGGPEALKRFTDTAHGLGMGVVLDVVYNHLGPSGNHLPSFGPYFTETHHTPWGAAVNLDAPGSDEVRAYFLGSALAWLRDYRIDGLRLDAVHALADTRALTFLEELSAAVDELAKEQGRQHFLIAESDLADPRTTTPRTLGGLGVHAQWNDDFHHALHAALTGESQGYYGDFARAPMAALAKTLTRVFFHDGTYSSFRGRHHGRPVDRERTPAHRFLGYAQTHDQIGNRALGDRLSASLSPGLLACAATLVLTGPSVPMLFMGEEWGASTPWMYFTDHTDPELAEAVRRGRKREFAAHGWSEDEVPDPQEPATRDRSVLDRTERERDPHKRLLAWHRQLIALRRTLPDLTDPDLAGVKVAFDEEARWLVFRRGDLRVAVNLGKEPTVIPLGSNGRDRVLASWDPVAAPAADGLLSLPGESAIVLTDG, encoded by the coding sequence GTGCTCTTCGAGGTGTGGGCGCCGAGCGCCCGTGACCGGGTGACGCTGGAGCTGAACGGCTCCGTCCATCCCCTGGACCGGGACGCCGAACGGGACGGCTGGTGGTCGGGCGTGGTGCCCGCCGGGGACGGCGACCGGTACGGCTTCTCGCTCGACGGCGGGCACGTGCTGCCCGACCCGCGCTCGCGCCGGCTCCCCGACGGGCCCGACGGCCTGAGCGCGGTCGTCGACCACTCGGCGTACGCCTGGCGCCACGAGTCCCCGCGGCTGCGGCTGCGCGGCGCCGTCCTGTACGAGCTGCACGTCGGCACCTTCACCCCGGAGGGCACGCTCGACGCGGCGGCCGCGCGCCTCGGGGAGCTCGCGGGCCTCGGCATCACCCATGTGGAGCTGATGCCGCTGTGCCCGTTCCCCGGGGTGCGGGGCTGGGGGTACGACGGGGTGGCACCGTGGGCGGTCCACGAGCCGTACGGCGGTCCCGAGGCGCTGAAGCGGTTCACGGACACGGCGCACGGGCTCGGCATGGGCGTGGTCCTCGACGTGGTGTACAACCACCTGGGCCCGTCCGGCAACCATCTGCCGTCCTTCGGCCCGTACTTCACGGAGACCCACCACACGCCGTGGGGTGCGGCGGTGAACCTGGACGCGCCGGGTTCGGACGAGGTGCGGGCGTACTTCCTGGGGAGCGCGCTCGCCTGGCTGCGGGACTACCGGATCGACGGGCTGCGGCTCGACGCGGTGCACGCCCTGGCCGACACGCGGGCGCTGACCTTCCTGGAGGAACTGTCCGCCGCCGTGGACGAGTTGGCGAAGGAGCAGGGCCGCCAGCACTTCCTGATCGCCGAGTCCGACCTCGCCGACCCGCGCACGACCACCCCGCGCACGCTCGGCGGCCTCGGCGTGCACGCCCAGTGGAACGACGACTTCCACCACGCCCTTCACGCCGCCCTGACGGGCGAATCGCAGGGCTACTACGGCGACTTCGCGCGCGCTCCGATGGCGGCGCTCGCGAAGACGCTCACCCGCGTCTTCTTCCACGACGGCACGTACTCGTCCTTCCGCGGCCGCCACCACGGGCGTCCGGTGGACCGGGAGCGCACCCCCGCCCACCGCTTCCTGGGGTACGCCCAGACGCACGACCAGATCGGCAACCGGGCGCTCGGCGACCGCCTTTCGGCCTCGCTCTCCCCCGGTCTGCTCGCCTGCGCGGCGACGCTCGTCCTCACCGGTCCCTCGGTGCCGATGCTGTTCATGGGCGAGGAGTGGGGGGCGAGCACGCCGTGGATGTACTTCACCGACCACACCGACCCGGAGCTCGCGGAGGCCGTACGGCGGGGCCGCAAGCGGGAGTTCGCGGCGCACGGCTGGTCCGAGGACGAGGTCCCCGACCCCCAGGAGCCGGCCACCCGCGACCGCTCGGTCCTGGACCGCACGGAACGCGAGCGGGACCCGCACAAGCGGCTCCTCGCCTGGCACCGCCAGCTGATCGCGCTGCGCCGCACCCTGCCGGACCTGACGGACCCGGACCTGGCGGGCGTGAAGGTGGCCTTCGACGAGGAGGCCCGCTGGCTGGTCTTCCGGCGCGGGGACCTGCGGGTGGCCGTGAACCTGGGCAAGGAGCCGACGGTGATCCCGCTCGGCTCCAACGGCCGCGACCGGGTCCTGGCCTCCTGGGACCCGGTCGCGGCCCCGGCGGCGGACGGCCTCCTCAGCCTCCCCGGCGAGTCGGCGATCGTCCTGACGGACGGCTGA
- a CDS encoding cytochrome P450 has protein sequence MAPAPPPTAATEHPVPGRVRTLADPAAAGPVPPGGRTVAPSPLDPGASRDPHRIHRTLREEFPLTYDPLLRAWVLSRYADVAAALTDERFTHGHRPGDPPCARAHVDVDVEALRAVTERTAYVLARRIAERPQADLVADFCHWLPAGTVAAAVGVPYRDMMRLVRGRAAGALAGECGGQIAVREKALASFLGNVLDDPDQVAALRDAPAGLVARAWTESLRRDPPVQIAVRRTAAEVPVSGGIIPAGASVALLVGSAGRDPERFREPDRFDPFRNDPGQLTYGPGFCPAVLLAGLEAEYALRALFTAMPRLRLADGFRPMSTGLITRAPRSLIVRPGG, from the coding sequence ATGGCACCGGCGCCGCCGCCGACCGCCGCCACGGAGCACCCCGTCCCCGGTCGCGTACGGACCCTCGCCGATCCGGCCGCCGCCGGACCCGTCCCGCCCGGCGGGCGGACCGTCGCGCCCAGCCCCCTCGACCCCGGCGCCTCCCGCGACCCGCACAGGATCCACCGGACCCTGCGCGAGGAGTTCCCGCTCACGTACGACCCGCTGCTGCGGGCCTGGGTCCTCAGCCGGTACGCGGACGTGGCCGCCGCCCTCACCGACGAGCGCTTCACGCACGGGCACCGGCCCGGCGACCCGCCGTGCGCGCGGGCCCACGTCGACGTCGACGTCGAGGCCCTGCGCGCGGTCACCGAACGAACGGCCTACGTCCTGGCCCGCCGGATCGCCGAGCGACCCCAGGCCGACCTGGTCGCCGACTTCTGCCACTGGCTGCCCGCCGGCACCGTCGCCGCGGCCGTCGGCGTGCCCTACCGCGACATGATGCGGCTCGTACGGGGCCGGGCGGCGGGCGCGCTCGCGGGGGAGTGCGGCGGCCAGATCGCCGTACGGGAGAAGGCGCTCGCCTCCTTCCTCGGCAACGTCCTGGACGACCCCGACCAGGTCGCCGCCCTCCGCGACGCGCCCGCCGGTCTCGTCGCACGCGCCTGGACCGAGTCTCTGCGCCGGGACCCGCCCGTGCAGATCGCCGTGCGCCGCACCGCCGCCGAGGTGCCGGTGAGCGGCGGGATCATCCCGGCGGGCGCGTCCGTCGCGCTGCTCGTCGGCTCGGCGGGGCGCGACCCGGAACGCTTCCGCGAGCCGGACCGTTTCGATCCCTTTCGCAACGACCCGGGCCAGCTCACCTACGGTCCCGGCTTCTGCCCGGCGGTCCTCCTCGCCGGTCTCGAAGCGGAGTACGCCCTGCGCGCGCTGTTCACGGCGATGCCCCGGCTGCGTCTCGCCGACGGCTTCCGCCCCATGTCAACGGGCCTCATCACCCGCGCTCCCCGCAGTCTCATCGTCCGGCCGGGCGGCTGA
- a CDS encoding aminopeptidase P family protein has translation MSEQVVPFTADDYRARMARAAESAAEAGLAGVLVAPGPDLVYLTGYQPTAITERLTVLVLAAGREPVLVVPTLEAPDAEKAAGAAALTLRDWTDGKDPYAVTAPLLDVDGRFGVSDNAWAMHLLGLQQALPGTSYVSLTEALPMLRGVKDAHELARIAAAGAAADQAYGEILKVRFAGRKETDVAADLARLLMEFGHSQVDFTVVGSGPNGANPHHEAGDRVIERGDMVVLDFGGLKHGYGSDTTRTVHVGEPTDEERRVHDLVREAQQAGFEAVRPGVACQEVDRAARKVITDAGYGEYFIHRTGHGIGVTTHEPPYMIEGEELPIVPGMCFSIEPGVYLPGRFGVRIEDIVTATEDGGGRRFNNTPHEMAIVE, from the coding sequence ATGTCGGAACAGGTCGTGCCCTTCACCGCGGACGACTACCGGGCCCGGATGGCCCGCGCCGCCGAATCCGCCGCCGAAGCCGGACTCGCGGGCGTCCTCGTCGCCCCCGGACCCGACCTGGTCTACCTCACCGGCTACCAGCCGACCGCGATCACCGAGCGGCTCACCGTCCTCGTCCTCGCCGCGGGCCGGGAACCGGTCCTCGTCGTCCCGACCCTGGAGGCGCCCGACGCCGAGAAGGCCGCCGGGGCCGCCGCGCTCACCCTGCGCGACTGGACCGACGGCAAGGACCCGTACGCCGTCACCGCCCCACTCCTCGACGTCGACGGCCGCTTCGGCGTCAGCGACAACGCCTGGGCCATGCACCTCCTGGGCCTTCAGCAGGCCCTGCCCGGCACCTCGTACGTCTCCCTCACCGAGGCCCTGCCGATGCTCCGGGGCGTCAAGGACGCGCACGAGCTGGCCCGGATCGCGGCCGCCGGGGCCGCCGCCGACCAGGCGTACGGCGAGATCCTCAAGGTCCGCTTCGCCGGCCGCAAGGAGACCGACGTCGCCGCCGACCTCGCCCGGCTCCTCATGGAGTTCGGCCACTCGCAGGTCGACTTCACCGTCGTCGGCTCCGGGCCCAACGGCGCCAACCCGCACCACGAGGCCGGCGACCGGGTCATCGAGCGCGGCGACATGGTCGTCCTCGACTTCGGCGGCCTCAAGCACGGTTACGGCTCCGACACCACCCGCACCGTCCACGTCGGCGAGCCCACCGACGAGGAGCGCCGCGTCCACGACCTCGTCCGCGAGGCCCAGCAGGCCGGCTTCGAGGCGGTACGCCCCGGGGTCGCCTGCCAGGAGGTCGACCGGGCGGCCCGCAAGGTCATCACGGACGCCGGCTACGGCGAGTACTTCATCCACCGCACCGGCCACGGCATCGGCGTCACCACCCACGAACCGCCCTACATGATCGAGGGCGAGGAACTCCCCATCGTCCCCGGCATGTGCTTCTCCATCGAACCCGGCGTCTACCTCCCGGGCCGCTTCGGCGTCCGCATCGAGGACATCGTCACGGCCACGGAGGACGGCGGGGGCCGCCGCTTCAACAACACCCCGCACGAGATGGCGATCGTCGAGTAG
- a CDS encoding DUF1707 and FHA domain-containing protein, protein MTTPFELPANSPRLTDAERDRALGLLREGAAQGRLSHDTFLFRMERALQARRPDELALLTADLRTEGTWTRRVVGAVEKMSAFTARIGRAWTAERLPKLLLPHPGPYPLRIGRDPVNGLRLSHETASRLHAELSLQGGTWVLRDLGSTNGTTVNGRRVTGAVAVRPGDVVGFGQMSFRLSQN, encoded by the coding sequence GTGACGACCCCTTTCGAGCTTCCGGCGAACTCCCCTCGGCTGACCGACGCCGAGCGGGACCGCGCGCTGGGGCTGCTCCGTGAGGGCGCCGCTCAGGGCCGCCTCTCGCACGACACCTTCCTCTTCCGGATGGAGCGCGCGCTCCAGGCCCGCCGGCCCGACGAACTCGCCCTGCTCACCGCCGACCTGAGGACCGAGGGCACCTGGACCCGGCGGGTGGTCGGCGCGGTCGAGAAGATGTCCGCGTTCACGGCACGGATCGGGCGGGCCTGGACCGCGGAGCGGCTGCCGAAGCTGCTCCTGCCGCACCCCGGCCCGTACCCGCTGCGGATCGGGCGCGACCCGGTCAACGGGCTGCGGCTCAGCCACGAGACGGCCTCCCGGCTGCACGCCGAGCTCTCGCTGCAGGGCGGGACGTGGGTGCTGCGCGACCTCGGCTCGACGAACGGCACGACCGTCAACGGGCGGCGGGTCACCGGCGCCGTGGCGGTGCGGCCGGGGGACGTGGTCGGCTTCGGCCAGATGTCGTTCCGGCTGTCGCAGAACTGA
- a CDS encoding tetratricopeptide repeat protein has translation MTNDHDWESRVTALWARLDDLEPADFRARVAALAAELPEDEPAAVFEQGAAHDSTGMPEQAVVFYERALGLGLTGLRRRRAVIQLASSLRNLGRPDRSVELLTAERAIPADRLDADEQALSGAVDAFLALALADTGRDREAASLALGALAPLLPRYNRSLAYYAKDLLKTPFGS, from the coding sequence ATGACGAACGATCACGACTGGGAGTCCCGCGTCACCGCGCTCTGGGCGCGCCTCGACGACCTGGAGCCCGCCGACTTCCGCGCCCGCGTCGCCGCCCTCGCCGCCGAGCTGCCCGAGGACGAGCCCGCCGCCGTCTTCGAGCAGGGCGCCGCCCACGACTCCACCGGCATGCCCGAGCAGGCCGTCGTCTTCTACGAGCGCGCCCTCGGCCTCGGCCTCACCGGACTGCGCCGCCGCCGGGCCGTCATCCAGCTCGCCAGCAGCCTGCGCAACCTCGGCCGCCCCGACCGCAGCGTCGAACTCCTCACCGCCGAGCGGGCCATCCCCGCCGACCGGCTCGACGCCGACGAGCAGGCCCTCTCCGGCGCCGTCGACGCCTTCCTCGCCCTCGCCCTCGCCGACACCGGCCGCGACCGCGAGGCCGCCTCCCTCGCCCTCGGCGCCCTCGCGCCCCTGCTGCCCCGCTACAACCGCTCCCTCGCGTACTACGCCAAGGACCTCCTGAAGACCCCCTTCGGGTCCTGA
- a CDS encoding LysR family transcriptional regulator produces MDPHLLRTYVTVARLASFSEAARDLGYTQSAVSQHIAALETDLGMPLLTRRPVAPTPAGERLLEHAGALLLRLDAARADLDRFAAAPRATLDVAASPLALTPRTLAALPATGVTLRGLSRERVPVAVATGEADAGLVDGIAAPSDPLRLTDIAPLAATGVAEEPLAVVLPAHHPLAGRPGVRLDDLVDARWLDAPDAGIPLDRLRAVHGGPAGRGFRDALRYEGTDTRTLAALAAAGHGLALLPLPAAAGVPGAAAVPLVAPRLVHRVELLLPAGTGREPTGPVAGFARRLKG; encoded by the coding sequence ATGGACCCGCACCTCCTCCGCACGTACGTCACCGTCGCCCGGCTCGCCTCCTTCTCCGAGGCCGCCCGCGACCTCGGCTACACCCAGTCCGCCGTCTCCCAGCACATCGCCGCCCTGGAGACCGACCTCGGGATGCCCCTGCTCACCCGGCGGCCCGTCGCCCCCACCCCGGCCGGGGAACGGCTCCTCGAACACGCCGGGGCGCTGCTGCTCCGCCTCGACGCGGCCCGCGCCGACCTCGACCGGTTCGCCGCCGCACCCCGCGCGACCCTGGACGTCGCCGCCTCCCCGCTCGCCCTCACCCCCCGTACCCTCGCCGCCCTGCCCGCCACCGGCGTCACCCTGCGCGGACTGTCCCGCGAGCGGGTGCCCGTCGCCGTCGCCACCGGCGAGGCCGACGCCGGGCTCGTCGACGGCATCGCCGCCCCCAGCGACCCGCTGCGGCTCACCGACATCGCCCCGCTCGCCGCGACCGGCGTCGCCGAGGAACCCCTCGCCGTCGTCCTGCCCGCCCACCATCCGCTCGCCGGACGCCCCGGCGTCCGCCTCGACGACCTCGTCGACGCCCGCTGGCTGGACGCGCCCGACGCCGGCATCCCCCTCGACCGGCTGCGGGCCGTCCACGGCGGGCCCGCCGGGCGCGGCTTCCGCGACGCCCTGCGCTACGAGGGCACCGACACCCGCACCCTCGCCGCCCTCGCCGCCGCCGGGCACGGCCTCGCCCTGCTGCCGCTGCCCGCGGCCGCGGGCGTCCCCGGTGCGGCCGCCGTCCCCCTGGTCGCGCCCCGCCTCGTCCACCGCGTCGAGCTCCTCCTCCCGGCGGGCACGGGCCGCGAACCGACCGGTCCGGTGGCCGGGTTCGCCCGACGGCTCAAGGGCTGA
- a CDS encoding MFS transporter, giving the protein MYRDTLSLLGPALPVVSFLGRLPTAMCQLGSLLLVAETSGSLATAGLTGGALAAGQTVAGPVIGRLADRRGQRGVVLAASLANAVAVTALVLAALADAPTGPLMALGALAGATVPQVGPLARTRSVALARRSGADDRLVGAVLSFEGTLDEVSFVLGPALVGLAAALAHPAAALLLAALLLAVCGTAFALHPTARATAPEAPAAATGEGAASTRTSAAERTRLPGSAYALRVTMVLQGAMFGASQAGITALTEELGVPAQAGLVYAAMGVMSAAVGLSMAAVPARIGLTTRWRAATAGLVVLSVPLLFVGSLGALYAVVVVLGAAYAPHLITVFGLTERTVPAARLAESMAFLTSGIVGGQALALAVSGRLAEGEGAPAAFAVAVGAAVACAVLSWSVRVKAPVRVLRPAGAERSG; this is encoded by the coding sequence ATGTATCGCGACACGCTGTCCCTGCTCGGACCGGCCCTGCCGGTCGTCTCGTTCCTCGGCCGGCTGCCCACCGCCATGTGCCAGCTCGGCAGCCTGCTCCTGGTCGCCGAGACGAGCGGCTCGCTCGCCACCGCCGGCCTCACGGGCGGCGCGCTCGCCGCCGGACAGACCGTCGCCGGGCCCGTCATCGGCCGGCTCGCCGACCGGCGCGGCCAGCGCGGCGTCGTCCTCGCGGCCTCCCTCGCCAACGCGGTCGCCGTCACCGCCCTGGTCCTCGCCGCCCTCGCCGACGCCCCGACCGGCCCGCTCATGGCGCTCGGGGCGCTCGCCGGGGCCACCGTCCCGCAGGTCGGGCCGCTCGCCAGGACCCGCTCCGTGGCCCTCGCCCGCCGGTCGGGCGCGGACGACCGGCTCGTCGGCGCGGTGCTCTCCTTCGAGGGCACCCTCGACGAGGTCTCCTTCGTCCTCGGCCCGGCCCTCGTCGGCCTCGCCGCCGCCCTCGCCCACCCGGCCGCCGCGCTCCTCCTGGCGGCGCTGCTGCTCGCCGTCTGCGGCACCGCCTTCGCGCTCCACCCGACGGCCCGGGCGACCGCCCCCGAAGCGCCGGCGGCGGCCACCGGCGAGGGAGCCGCTTCCACCCGTACGAGTGCCGCCGAACGGACGAGGCTGCCGGGATCCGCGTACGCCCTGCGCGTCACGATGGTCCTCCAGGGCGCCATGTTCGGCGCCTCGCAGGCCGGGATCACCGCCCTCACCGAGGAGCTCGGCGTCCCCGCCCAGGCCGGGCTCGTCTACGCCGCCATGGGCGTCATGAGCGCCGCCGTCGGCCTCTCCATGGCCGCCGTGCCCGCCCGCATCGGGCTCACGACCCGCTGGCGGGCCGCGACCGCCGGGCTCGTCGTCCTCTCCGTACCGCTGCTGTTCGTCGGCTCCCTGGGCGCGCTGTACGCGGTCGTCGTCGTCCTCGGCGCCGCCTACGCCCCGCACCTGATCACCGTCTTCGGGCTCACCGAGCGGACCGTGCCGGCCGCCCGGCTCGCCGAGTCGATGGCCTTCCTCACCAGCGGGATCGTGGGCGGCCAGGCCCTCGCCCTCGCCGTCTCCGGCCGGCTCGCCGAGGGCGAGGGCGCCCCCGCCGCCTTCGCGGTGGCGGTGGGGGCGGCCGTGGCCTGCGCGGTCCTCTCCTGGTCGGTACGGGTCAAGGCCCCCGTACGCGTGCTCAGGCCGGCCGGCGCAGAACGGTCAGGCTGA
- the treY gene encoding malto-oligosyltrehalose synthase: MPPTATYRLQLQPEFPFAAAERAVPYLAGLGVSHLHLSPVLEAVPGSTHGYDVTDHRSVRAELGGEEGLRALAATARAHGLGLVVDLVPNHMAASPRHNHALRAVLRDGPDSPYARWFDIDWRAGDGRVLLPVLPARLPEVRDRFRVADGSLHLDGQEFPLRPGTEGLPLDELLDAQWYRLGWWRLARTELGYRRFFTVSELIGVRVEDPEVFAASHAKIVELVADGVIEGLRIDHPDGLADPQGYLEELAAATGGRCWTVVEKILTGAETLPAAWPVAGTTGYDALRQLDGVFTDPIGADELADVYREFVGKAGDRGGRWEATERRAAYEVVTHDLAAETAALTRIAGRICAADPALRDHAPWALRTAVRELLVRVPVYRPYRTGGEEVLTPEAARGAKAAFAVPEEAAAVDLVRDLALGARGDGPEHRAFRARFAQTSSALRAKSVEDTAFYRYTPLLSANEVGGDAGRPAVPVEEFHAYCERIARDWPATGTVLSTHDTKRSADVRAGIAVLSQCPEVWAELLAEVAGVPAPDAHVAWTAWQTAFGFGVPDPDRLVPAILKSVREAGLRTSWTEPDEEYERAVAEFAAAGPGRIPLRAASEAAFALEPHIRAHALGAALAQLTMPGVPELYQNTEREYRALVDPDNRAPFAVGPEDERTALVRAALRLRRAHPEAFGPGGTYVPLRAEGPAAAHCLAFARSGRVLTAVTRLSLRLAQAGGWQDTELVLPEGRWADALDGVREFTGGPATEVKLAELFEERPVALLTRVE, from the coding sequence ATTCCACCCACCGCGACCTACCGGCTGCAGCTCCAGCCGGAGTTCCCCTTCGCGGCCGCCGAGCGCGCCGTGCCGTATCTGGCCGGCCTCGGGGTCTCGCACCTGCACCTCTCGCCGGTCCTGGAGGCGGTGCCCGGCTCGACCCACGGCTACGACGTCACCGACCACCGGTCCGTACGGGCCGAACTGGGCGGCGAGGAGGGGCTGCGGGCGCTCGCGGCGACCGCGCGGGCGCACGGTCTCGGGCTCGTCGTGGACCTGGTGCCCAACCACATGGCGGCCTCCCCGCGCCACAACCACGCGCTGCGCGCCGTGCTCCGCGACGGCCCGGACTCGCCGTACGCCCGCTGGTTCGACATCGACTGGCGGGCCGGGGACGGCCGGGTGCTGCTGCCGGTGCTGCCCGCGCGGCTCCCGGAGGTACGGGACCGGTTCCGGGTCGCGGACGGCTCCCTGCACCTGGACGGCCAGGAGTTCCCGCTCCGTCCCGGCACCGAGGGGCTGCCGCTGGACGAGCTGCTCGACGCCCAGTGGTACCGGCTCGGCTGGTGGCGGCTCGCCCGCACCGAGCTCGGCTACCGCCGCTTCTTCACCGTCTCGGAGCTCATCGGGGTGCGGGTGGAGGACCCCGAGGTGTTCGCGGCGAGCCACGCGAAGATCGTGGAACTGGTCGCGGACGGGGTGATCGAGGGGCTGCGCATCGACCACCCGGACGGACTGGCCGACCCGCAGGGCTACTTGGAGGAGCTGGCGGCGGCGACCGGCGGGCGCTGCTGGACGGTCGTCGAGAAGATCCTCACGGGCGCGGAGACGCTGCCCGCCGCCTGGCCGGTCGCGGGCACCACCGGGTACGACGCCCTTCGACAGCTCGACGGGGTGTTCACCGACCCGATCGGCGCCGACGAACTCGCCGACGTCTACCGGGAGTTCGTCGGGAAGGCCGGGGACAGGGGCGGCCGCTGGGAGGCGACCGAGCGGCGCGCCGCGTACGAGGTGGTCACCCATGACCTGGCCGCCGAGACGGCCGCGCTGACCCGGATCGCCGGCCGGATCTGCGCCGCCGACCCCGCACTCCGGGACCACGCGCCCTGGGCACTGCGCACCGCGGTCCGGGAGCTCCTCGTCCGCGTCCCCGTCTACCGCCCCTACCGGACAGGCGGCGAGGAGGTGCTGACCCCGGAGGCGGCGCGCGGCGCGAAGGCGGCGTTCGCGGTGCCGGAGGAGGCGGCGGCGGTCGACCTCGTACGGGACCTGGCGCTCGGGGCACGGGGGGACGGGCCCGAACACCGGGCGTTCCGGGCGCGGTTCGCGCAGACCTCGTCCGCGCTGCGGGCCAAGTCCGTGGAGGACACCGCCTTCTACCGGTACACGCCGCTGCTCTCGGCGAACGAGGTCGGCGGGGACGCGGGCCGCCCGGCGGTGCCGGTGGAGGAATTCCACGCGTACTGCGAGCGGATCGCCCGGGACTGGCCGGCCACCGGCACGGTCCTCTCCACGCACGACACCAAGCGCAGCGCGGACGTCCGGGCCGGGATCGCGGTGCTCTCCCAGTGCCCGGAGGTGTGGGCGGAGCTCCTCGCGGAGGTCGCCGGGGTGCCCGCGCCCGACGCGCACGTGGCGTGGACGGCCTGGCAGACGGCCTTCGGCTTCGGCGTCCCGGACCCGGACCGGCTGGTTCCCGCGATCCTCAAGTCCGTACGGGAGGCGGGGCTGCGGACCAGCTGGACCGAGCCGGACGAGGAGTACGAGCGGGCGGTGGCCGAGTTCGCGGCGGCCGGGCCCGGCCGGATCCCGCTCCGGGCGGCCTCGGAGGCGGCCTTCGCCCTGGAGCCGCACATCCGGGCGCACGCGCTCGGCGCCGCGCTCGCACAGCTGACGATGCCGGGGGTGCCGGAGCTGTACCAGAACACGGAGCGGGAGTACCGGGCGCTCGTCGACCCGGACAACCGGGCGCCGTTCGCGGTCGGCCCGGAGGACGAGCGGACCGCCCTGGTCCGGGCGGCGCTGCGGCTGCGGCGGGCGCACCCGGAGGCCTTCGGTCCCGGCGGCACGTACGTCCCGCTGAGGGCGGAGGGCCCGGCGGCCGCGCACTGCCTGGCCTTCGCCCGCTCCGGCCGGGTGCTCACGGCCGTGACCCGGCTCTCCCTGCGGCTCGCCCAGGCGGGCGGCTGGCAGGACACCGAGCTGGTGCTGCCCGAGGGGCGCTGGGCCGACGCGCTCGACGGCGTACGGGAGTTCACGGGAGGACCGGCGACGGAGGTCAAGCTGGCGGAGCTGTTCGAGGAGCGGCCGGTGGCGTTGCTGACCCGGGTGGAGTGA